One stretch of Lysobacter sp. KIS68-7 DNA includes these proteins:
- a CDS encoding BON domain-containing protein — MNPRDQNQGGRRGGGHRDEGMHRGQHEGDEREQDPRSWRERLAAQFRDPHRPEPQWLREDRERAAGRGEGPQRGSEREWAEPREPGYDSAYARSARADRDRERERDREREDEASRMRARDEHDLSTGWEPARWSDDDYFSGRGDYGGFRVGTSAGLGGPGSDYGRPSFGGSYGEASGYAGSRWGSRSGYEVGAHQRDVRRSFRGLGPTSYKRPDERIRDDVYERLTDSHIIDARHILVEVDQGNVTLSGRVGERRMRYAAEDLVADVMGVSNINNQLQVEREGPPPTTLGRQDPPTGDPSDNKHH; from the coding sequence ATGAACCCACGAGACCAGAACCAGGGCGGCCGGCGCGGCGGCGGCCATCGGGATGAAGGCATGCACCGCGGACAGCATGAAGGGGATGAGCGCGAGCAGGATCCGCGTTCGTGGCGCGAGCGCCTCGCAGCGCAGTTCCGCGATCCGCATCGTCCTGAACCGCAGTGGCTGCGGGAAGACCGCGAGCGTGCCGCAGGACGCGGGGAAGGCCCGCAGCGGGGTAGCGAACGTGAATGGGCCGAGCCGCGCGAGCCCGGATACGACAGCGCATACGCCAGGAGTGCACGCGCCGACCGCGACCGCGAGCGGGAACGCGACCGCGAGCGCGAAGACGAAGCCAGCCGCATGCGCGCACGCGACGAACACGACCTGAGCACCGGCTGGGAGCCGGCACGCTGGTCCGACGACGATTACTTCAGCGGACGTGGCGACTACGGCGGGTTCCGCGTGGGTACCAGCGCGGGGCTGGGTGGCCCCGGCAGCGACTACGGTCGGCCCTCGTTCGGCGGCAGCTATGGCGAAGCCAGCGGATACGCTGGTTCGCGCTGGGGGAGCCGCTCGGGATACGAAGTCGGCGCGCACCAGCGCGACGTGCGGCGTTCGTTCCGAGGCCTGGGTCCGACGAGCTACAAGCGTCCCGACGAACGCATCCGCGACGACGTGTACGAACGCCTCACCGACAGCCACATCATCGATGCGCGCCACATCCTGGTCGAAGTCGACCAGGGCAACGTGACCTTGTCGGGCAGGGTCGGCGAACGGCGCATGCGCTATGCGGCGGAAGACCTGGTGGCGGATGTGATGGGCGTGTCCAACATCAACAACCAACTGCAGGTGGAACGCGAAGGACCGCCGCCGACGACCTTGGGCAGGCAGGATCCGCCGACGGGAGATCCGTCGGACAACAAGCACCACTAG
- a CDS encoding sigma-54 dependent transcriptional regulator, producing the protein MDPHAPPSRPPSLLIVDDDVGFVHAAAEIARMHGYDITIAGELSQAMHRVRQRDFDLALVDLDLPDGSGLSLLQDVDNERTRAIVVTGKPTVESALASMRKNAVVDYLIKPIAPDRLREVFEACAQHRRTAAPRPPDAWHDMVGESDAFQATRRMIEKVAPSDASVLVHGESGCGKELVARAIHIASGRHGPFVAVNCGAVAGELLASQLFGHEKGSFTGAVSRHYGFLEQAAHGTLFLDEITEMAPALQTHLLRVLDFGCYRRVGGHVDLPVEVRIVSATNRDPLEAVASGRLRDDLYWRLCGFAIPVPALRDRGDDALLLADAFLAELNARGGTQHTIETTTRECIRQAPWPGNVRELRNAVQRAYILADDDQVRIAPQAMPQRALSESSNTITFAVGTSFEEMERHILRKTLQHFGNNRRRAAAALGITTRTIRNRLARERGLADEEAN; encoded by the coding sequence ATGGATCCGCACGCGCCCCCCTCGCGGCCACCATCGCTGTTGATCGTCGACGACGATGTCGGCTTCGTGCACGCAGCAGCGGAGATCGCGCGCATGCACGGCTACGACATCACCATCGCCGGCGAACTGAGCCAAGCGATGCATCGCGTGCGCCAGCGCGATTTCGACCTGGCCCTGGTCGACCTCGACCTGCCCGACGGCAGCGGCCTGTCGCTGCTGCAGGACGTCGACAATGAGCGCACGCGCGCGATCGTCGTCACCGGCAAGCCGACCGTGGAAAGCGCGTTGGCCTCGATGCGCAAGAACGCCGTCGTCGACTACCTGATCAAGCCGATCGCGCCCGACCGCCTGCGCGAGGTCTTCGAAGCTTGTGCGCAGCATCGCCGCACCGCCGCGCCGCGGCCGCCGGACGCCTGGCACGACATGGTCGGCGAGTCCGACGCCTTCCAGGCCACGCGCCGCATGATCGAGAAAGTCGCACCCAGCGACGCCTCGGTGCTGGTGCACGGCGAAAGCGGCTGCGGCAAGGAACTCGTCGCGCGCGCCATCCATATCGCGAGTGGACGCCACGGCCCGTTCGTCGCGGTGAACTGCGGTGCGGTCGCGGGCGAACTGCTGGCGAGCCAGTTGTTCGGCCACGAGAAAGGCAGCTTCACCGGCGCGGTGTCGCGCCACTACGGTTTCCTGGAACAGGCCGCGCACGGCACGCTGTTCCTCGACGAAATCACCGAGATGGCGCCCGCGCTGCAGACGCACCTGTTGCGCGTGCTCGACTTCGGTTGCTATCGCCGCGTCGGCGGCCACGTCGACCTGCCGGTGGAAGTGCGCATCGTGTCGGCCACCAACCGCGACCCGCTCGAAGCGGTCGCCAGCGGGCGCTTGCGTGATGACCTCTACTGGCGCCTGTGCGGCTTCGCGATCCCCGTCCCCGCCTTGCGCGACCGCGGCGACGACGCACTGCTGCTCGCCGATGCGTTCCTCGCCGAACTCAATGCGCGGGGCGGCACGCAACACACCATCGAAACGACCACGCGCGAATGCATCCGCCAGGCCCCGTGGCCGGGCAACGTGCGCGAATTGCGCAACGCCGTGCAGCGCGCGTACATCCTCGCCGACGACGACCAGGTCCGCATCGCGCCGCAGGCCATGCCACAGCGCGCGCTGAGCGAATCGTCGAACACCATCACCTTCGCCGTCGGCACGTCCTTCGAAGAGATGGAACGCCACATCCTGCGCAAGACGCTGCAACACTTCGGCAACAACCGGCGCCGCGCGGCCGCGGCGTTGGGCATCACCACGCGCACCATCCGCAACCGCCTCGCCCGCGAGCGCGGACTCGCGGACGAAGAGGCCAACTGA
- a CDS encoding KGG domain-containing protein: MAQRGQGGGTSNRGFASMDPAKQRAIAAQGGRAAHAQGVAHEFDSAEAREAGRKGGQARSHRAAAMMGASSITGASPSMQETLAKSDRDVQGADNYQRVPPLSEPRS, translated from the coding sequence ATGGCACAGCGTGGACAAGGCGGCGGCACCAGCAATCGGGGTTTCGCGTCAATGGATCCGGCGAAGCAGCGCGCGATCGCGGCGCAAGGCGGGCGGGCGGCGCATGCGCAGGGCGTGGCGCATGAATTCGATTCCGCCGAAGCCCGTGAAGCGGGACGCAAGGGCGGCCAGGCGCGCAGCCATCGCGCGGCGGCGATGATGGGCGCATCGAGCATCACGGGTGCATCGCCATCGATGCAGGAAACGCTGGCCAAGAGCGATCGCGACGTGCAGGGCGCGGACAACTACCAGCGCGTTCCGCCGTTGTCGGAGCCGCGTAGCTAG